Sequence from the Candidatus Paceibacterota bacterium genome:
CAGCTTCGTGAAAAGCAGAAATTGAAATTTTTCTACGGATTAAGAGAGAGGCAGTTCGCAAACTACGTGAAAGAAGCGATAAGCAGAGGAGGGTCGGGCATTTCCGATCGTCTCGCGTCAACGCTGGAATCCCGTTTGGATAACGTCGTTTTTAGGGCGGGTTTCGCAAAATCAAGAAGCATCGCGCGGCAGATTGTCGGACACGGACATATTTGCGTAAATGGCAGAAAAATCACAATACCGTCTTTCCAGATAAAAAAGGGAGATAAAATTTCTTTAAGGCCGCAGAGCGCCGGCAAAGCGATATTCAAAGATTTGGATGTCTGGTTGAAAAAATACAATCCTCCCGCATGGCTCAAAGTGGATAAAGATAAAAAAGAATCCGAAATGGCAAAGCCGATATCGGGAATTGACGCCGAAACCGGAGCCAATATGAACTCAATAATAGAATTTTATTCGAGGTAATAATAATTTTATTGGTAATTTTTAAATAAATATGCAAGATTTTGAAATTGCGTTGCCCTTAAGTCCCAAGATAATTTTGGAAGAAGGGAAAAAGGGAATTTATGAAATAGACGGACTTTATGCCGGATATGGACACACTCTCGGAAATTCTTTAAGAAGAATCATTCTTTCGTCTATTCCCGGAGCCGCCATAACTACGGTTAAAATAGAAGGAGTAAGCCACGAATTTTCGACAATCTCTGGCATAAAAGAAGACGTGATCGTTTTGTTGCTTAATCTGAAACAGGTTCGTTTTAATATGGATTCAGGAGCGCCGCTTAAAGCGACATTAAATATAAAAGGTCAGAAAGTTGTTACTGCCGGGGATTTTGAAACGCCGGCGGGATTGGAAGTTCTTAACAAAGACAGGGTGATAGCGACTTTGACGGATAAAAATTCCCATCTTTCCCTTGAAGTGGATGTTGAAAAAGGCTTGGGCTATGTCCCTAGGGAAGTTTTGAAGAAAGATAAAATCGAAACAGGCATGATTATTCTTGACGCGGTTTTTACTCCGGTAAGAAGAGTAAATTATGAAGTGGAAAACATGCGTGTTGGCGACAGGACGGACTATAACCGTTTAAGGTTCATAATAGAAACCGACGGAAGCATAACCCCGCGGTTCGCTCTTGAAAACTCAATAAAAATTCTCTTGAAACAGCTCAGCGCTATTGTCGGTTTTTCCGAAGAGGATACGAACAAAATGATGGAAGAGGTCAAATCAAAACAGCCGGGAGCCGAATTGAAAAAATCGAAAAAAGACAATCAGGAAAAAACCGGCGAAGATTCTTTTGAGGGAGAAGAATTGTCTTCCGAAGACGATTCTCAGGCAGATTTCTTAAAGACAAGAATAGAAGATTTAGGGCTTTCAAACCGGACGCTGAATTCTTTGTCGAAAGCGAGCATCAGGACGGCTGGAGGGCTTGCCAGAAAAAAAGCCGATGATTTGAAGGAAATAGAAGGTCTTGGAGAAAAAGGCATAAATGAAATAAGAAGAGCCTTGGGTAATTTAGGCTTGATATTAAAATAATATGCGCAAGCAAAAAAAGGGCAGAAAATTAGGGAGAGTCAGCAAACAAAGAAAAGCGCTCATGAAATCGCTTTTCAATAATTTGACGCGCGACGGAAAAATAAAGACGACGGAAGCCAAAGCGAAAGAGATGAGGCCGAAATTTGAAAAAATTATTTCAAGGGCGAAAAAAGACACCGTGGCGAACAGAAGAATTATAGCCACGTATCTTACCCAGTCCATGACTAAGAAAATGTTTGAAGATGTCGCTAAAAAATACGCCGATAGAAACGGCGGATATACCAGAATAACGAAGTTGGGGGCGCGGCGCGGAGATGCCGGAAAAATGGCTGTTATAGAGCTGGTTTAATTAATATAATTCTATGTCAGAAATTAAAAACAAAAAACCAAAAATAGTGGAGATAGATGCCGAAAATAAGTCATTTGGAAGAGTGGCGTCTCTTGTCGCATCCACGTTAAGGGGAAAAACTTCGGCGTCTTTTGAACCGAATCGCGTTCCCGACACAAAAGTAAAAATTTTAAATCTGGCAAAAATCAATTTCACGGGCAAAAAATTTCAAGATATAACATATCAAAGATATTCCGGTTATCCCGGCAATTTGAAAATTCTGCGCCTTAAAGACCTATTCGCCAAAAATCCGGAGAATGTTTTTAGAAAAACCGTGGAAAGAATGTTGCCCAAAAACAGATTAAGGAAAGTGGCGCTTAAAAATCTGATTTTTAAATAATCATGACAAAAACAACAACACCCGCGAAACCCGCGAAAAACGACGAAATTTATTTTGAAGCCGTAGGCAGAAGAAAAACTGCCGTTGCGCGCGTGCGTCTTTTCGGCAAGGCAAAAAAGAAAAGCGGGGTTTTGGTTAACGATAAAGAATTGGGAATTTATTTTCCGATTTTTGAACATCAGGAAAACGCGATATCGCCGCTTAAAAAAACGAAGACAAAAGACGAATTTTTTGTAAGCGTAAAAATTTCCGGCGGCGGAATAAACGCGCAGTCAGATGCCATGCGGCTTGGCGTAAGCAGAGCTCTTCTTAAATATGACAAAGAGCTGAGGCAGCTTTTAAAAGATGAAGGATTTTTGAGGAGAGACAGCAGGGCGAAAGAACGCCGAAAATTCGGCTTAAAAAAGGCCAGAAAAGCTCCACAGTGGTCAAAGAGATAAACTTTTTAAAAATATGCCTGATGAAATCATAAATGACGAAATCAGCGTAGAAAAAGAAGACGAATTTCCCAAAGATAAATTAAAAAAACTCAAAGAGGAACTGAAAAAGTGCGAGAAAGAAAAAGAAGAATATCTGTTGGGGTGGCAAAGATCAAAAGCTGACTTCATAAATGCCAGAAAAGACGAGGAAAAAAGACGTGAAGAATTCGTAAAATTCGCTAATTCGCTCATAATTTACGACATTATACCTGTTTTAGACAGTTTGGAGCTGGCTTTTTCGTGTTTCCCCGCAAAAGAACAAAACAAACACGGCGATGGGATACGTCTGATAAAACTACAAATAGAAAATGTTTTAAAAAAATACGGCCTTAAAGAAATTAAATCTCTTGGAGAAACATTTAATCCGGAATTTCATGAATCCGTCGGAGAAATCGAATCGGATAAGGAAAGCGGGGCAGTAGCGGAAGAAATTCAAAAAGGATATATTTTAAACGGGAAAATTTTGAGGCCGGCAAAAGTAAAATTGGCAAAATAAAAATAGCGGAGGCGCCGGAACACTTGAAATGCGAAAATTTAGAAGATAAAATTTTTCATATAAAATAAGTTATAAAAAAATATGGCGAAAATATTAGGGATAGATTTAGGAACAACCAACTCGGCGATGGCCGTTGTGGACGGAGGGGAGCCGAGAATCATAGAAAATGACGAAGGAGGAAGAACTACGCCTTCTGTTGTTGCCATGACTAAATCCGGCGAACGCGTAGTCGGCCTTTTGGCAAAAAGGCAGGCGATAACCAATCCTAAAAATACGATTTTTTCCGCGAAACGGCTTGTCGGCCGCAAATTTACGGATAAAGAAATACAAGAAGACAGAAACCTCTTGCCTTATGAATTGCGCGAATCTGGCGAGGGCGGGGCTGAAGTCAAAATGGGAGAAAAATGGCATGGTCCGGCGGAAATTTCGGCCATGATTCTTCAAAAACTCAAAAAAGACGCGGAGGCAAAGATCGGAGAAAAAATAGAAGAAGCCATCATCACGGTCCCCGCGTATTTTAACGACAGCCAAAGAAAGGCCACAAAAGACGCCGGAGAAATAGCCGGGTTTAAAGTGCGCAGGATTTTGAATGAACCTACGGCGGCGGCGCTGGCGTACGGATTCAACAAAAGAAAAAACGAACAAATAGTAGTTTATGATTTTGGAGGAGGAACTTTCGACGTTTCCGTTCTTGAAGTCGGAGACGACGTTGTGGAAGTAAAATCCACGGATGGCGATACGCATCTTGGCGGCGATGATTTTGACCAAAAAATAATAGATTGGATAATATCGGAATTTAAAAAAACAAGCGGAATAGATATTTCCAAAGATCAATTGGCACTCCAGCGGCTTAAGGAAGCGGCGGAAAAAGCCAAACACGAGCTTTCAACAACAATTGAATCGGAAATAAACATACCTTTCATAACGTCAAATGAAAGCGGCCCGCAGCATCTTCTCCTTAAATTATCGCGCGCGAAGCTTGAGGAAATTGTCGGCAAGTATATTGACGGCTCTATTGAAATAACAAAGAAAGCCATTGCCGCGGCAGGTTTTTCCGTTTCGGACATAGACGAAGTGGTTCTGGTAGGCGGACAAACCCGAATGCCCGCCATACAAAACGCGGTAAAAAATCTTTTCGGCAAAGAGCCGAATAAATCAATCAATCCGGACGAAGTCGTGGCGCTTGGAGCGGCTTTGCAGGCGGGAATACTTCAAGGAGATGTGCGCGATGTGCTTCTTCTTGACGTTACGCCTCTTTCTCTTGGCATTGAGACGCTCGGCGGCGTAATGACTAAGATAATAGACAGAAACACAACCATACCGGTTTCGCGTTCACAGGTTTTTTCCACCGCTCAAGACAATCAGAGTTCAGTTGAAATACATGTTTTGCAGGGAGAAAGGGAAATGTCCAATGATAACAGGACGCTAGGAAGATTTATTTTAGACGGCATTCCGCCGTCTCCCAGGGGCATGCCCCAGGTGGAAGTCACTTTTGATATTGATGCCAACGGTATTTTAAGCGTAAAAGCGAAAGACAAAGCGACCGCAAAAGAACAGACAATAAGGATTGAAGCGTCTTCCGATTTGAGCAAAGAACAGGTGGAAAAAATGCGGCAAGAAGCGCAGGCTCATGCCGAAGACGACAGAAAGAAAAAAGAAATTATCGAAGCCAAGAACACGGCTGACGCATTGGTCTACGCTTCCGAGAAATCTTTAAAAGAGGCAGGAGATAAAATTTCAGAATCAATTAAAAAATCCGTGGGAGATAAAATAGAAGCGCTTAAAAAAGCGAAAGAAGGAGATAACATTCAGGAAATAAAAAATAAGACATCGGAATTGTCTTCTGAAATTCAAAAAATAGGAGCGGAACTATACAAACAACCGGGATCTCATGAAACGCAGGATGGAAAAGATAATCAAGAAAAAAATGACAAAGACAACGATTCTGGCAATATCCATGACGCGGATTTCGGGCCGGCTGACGACAAAAAATCATAATTATGAATAAAGATTACTACGACATATTGGGCGTTTCCAAAAACGCTCCCAAAGATGAAATTAAAAAAGCCTACCGTAAATTAGCGCATAAATACCACCCTGACAAAGATGGAGGAAACGAACAAAAATTTAAAGAATTAAACGAAGCATATTACATCTTGGGGGATGAAAAAAGAAGGTCCGAATACGACCGTTATGGCAGAGTTTTTTCCGGAAACGGAGCCGGCGGCGGTCCGCAAGGATTTGATTTCAACGGTTTTGATTTTTCCGGTCTTTCCGATTTTTCTGATATATTTTCCGACTTGTTCGGTTTTTCCTACGGCGGTTCAGAAAGCGGGGCGAGAAAGCGGCGGGGCAGAGATATCTCCATAGACCTTGAAATAACATTCGAAGAATCGGTTTTCGGGGTTTTAAGAAAAGTGCTTCTTTCTAGAACAGCCGTATGCGATGAATGCAAAGGCAAGGGAAGCGCGCCGGATGCTACTTTTAAAACATGCGATATTTGTTCCGGAACCGGAAAAATACGCGAAACAAAAAAATCTATTTTCGGGACTTTTACCTCGCAGAAAACTTGTTCCGAATGCCGAGGCTCCGGTAAAATCGCTTCAAAAAAATGTAAAGTTTGCAGGGGGGAGGGCGTTTTGAAAAAATCAGATGAAATTTCAATAAAAATTCCTTCGGGAATTTACGACGGAGAAATGATAAAAATGCCGGCAAGCGGCGAAGCCGTTCCCACGGGCGTTTCCGGAGATTTATATGTTAAAATACATGTAAGACCGCATCAAATTTTTAGAAGAGAAGGGGATAATCTGATTATGCATCTGAACATCCCTCTTTCCGAAGCGTTGCTTGGCGGCGAAAGAAAAATAAGCACGCTTGAAGACCAGGTAAAAGTAAAAATTCCGGAAGGGGTGAATTACGGCGACGTTTTACGATTGAAGGGCAAAGGGGTACCGCATAAAAACGGCGGCAGGGGAGATCTCCTCGTAAAAATCATAATAAAAATGCCCAAAAATCTTTCGAGGAAAAGCAAGAAATTGATTGAGGAACTCAAAGAAGAAGGAATATAAAATAAACCGGCATGATATTTAATATCGTAGGCGTGGAAACTGCGTCAAGGATACTTTCACATCCGACTTGGGATATTTTAGCTATTTCCTTTTTCCTCGCGGTCGGATTTTTTTACGGTCTTTCCGCGGGAAAAAGAAAGCTTTTCGCCATTCTTTTTGCCATCTATGCCGCGATTCTGATATATTCTAATTTTTTATACATTGATTTCCTCCCGGATAAAGGGAAAATTATCAATCTTTTTCTTTTAAGAACAGGTTTTTTCTCCTTTCTTGTGGCGGTATTTGGAATTATTTTCAGTAAAACGGTTTTTTCGGGAGTCGAAAAAGTAGACAAATGGTGGCATGCTTTCGTTTTGAGCTTTCTTGAGACTGGACTTCTGATGAGCGCTATTTTTCAGATATTTCCGGCAAAAGGATTCGTGGAATTTTCCTCGATAACGGAAAATCTTTTTGCCTCGGACGAAGCGTTTTTTTGGTGGCTAATCTTGCCAATTGTCGCTTTATTTATTATATTTAGAAAGCGTAGGAGCGATAAATCGCAAAACCGCCCATAGCTCAGTTGGTAGAGCTGCTCCCTTTTAAGGAGAAGGTCCCAGGTTCGAGTCCTGGTGGGCGGATTGAACGAAGTGAAAGAAGAACAAAGAAAGCAAATTTATTTGCTTTAGTCAGGACTCGAAAGGCGAAGCGATGCCGAGCCAACAGGCGAGGCCGCGAGCCGGGGCTGAAATTTTTGCGAGCGATGGCGAGCAAAAAATTGTAGCCGAGTCCTGGTGGGCGGACACATTTTATGTTTCAAAAATGGCTCCAAAAAATTCTGTGTTTAATTTTAGTTAAACCTTTTTTTTATTTGTTCTTTAAATTAAAGGTATCGGGACAAGAACATTTAAAAAATCTTTCGGGTCCGCTTTTGATTATCGGCAATCATAAATATTTTATAGATTCTTTCGCGCTGGGCGCTTCGTTGTCTTTTTCATCAAATCTTTATCCCATAAGAATAATGGGGGCGGTTGATTTTTTCTACGATCCGGTCCTCGAATTTTTGAGAAAGCTCGGCGCCATCAAGATAGTGTATTGGGTATTTAGCGTTTTTCCCGCCGTAAAAGGCAGGGGGCTCGAAGAAGCGCTTAAAATTCCAAAGCGAATTATTGAAGAAGGAGGGGTTGTTTTTTTACACCCGGAAGGCCAGATTATTAAAGGCGATGATATCGGAAAATTCAAACGGGGTGCGCCAGGACTAGCTCTGGCGGCAAACGCAAAAATTCTCCCTGTTGTCTTTAAGCGTGGAGAAAAACACTCCAAAAGAGATTATATTGTCAAATTCGGCGAGGTTTTTATCTTTCCCAAAAATATAGCCACGCCCGAACAAGGCGCAGAGTATATGAGGGATATTATCGTCAAGCTTTACAAATCTTTGCCATAAACATGGAAAAAGAAAAATTATCATTTCCTGTTTTTAAAGATATGGCAAAGAACGGCATACGTCTTTTGAAATTAATTTTTAAAGATAAAAAGGGGTTGATAATCTTCAGACTTTCCTTGCTTTTTTTAATGGCAACTATACCTTTTTTGCAAAATGGCTCTCAGGGGCTTTTGATAAATGAACTTATAAAAATAACAGGCACACATTCTTCAACGGCATATTTTTTCTGGCTTGTTGTCGCATGGAGTTTTATTATAATTTTGCCACGTTTCGGCGATGCGTTTGAAACCTATACTACTAAACTTTTCTATTTTTATCTTGATGAAAAAGTTGAGACCACCCTTCTTAAAAAATATGGGGAATTGGACATTATTTCTCGGGAAAATAAAGAAATAAGCGATTTACTCAACAGGGTTCAAGAAAAAGGTTTATGGGGTATGAGAAATTTTATTGATAGATGGTTTTGGATTTTACAAAATATTTTGGAAATCATTTTTGCTTCATCGGTAATTATTTTTTCCAATTGGTTCCTGTTTTTAATGTTATTTTTAGGAACCCTACCGGAAATGATCGTTGAAGTAAAATACGGAAAAGAAATATGGGGCATACACGCAGGAAAAGCGGAAGTAAGAAGAAAGTATTGGGAATTTAGAAGCCACTTCTCTGTATTTAGTAAA
This genomic interval carries:
- a CDS encoding DNA-directed RNA polymerase subunit alpha, encoding MQDFEIALPLSPKIILEEGKKGIYEIDGLYAGYGHTLGNSLRRIILSSIPGAAITTVKIEGVSHEFSTISGIKEDVIVLLLNLKQVRFNMDSGAPLKATLNIKGQKVVTAGDFETPAGLEVLNKDRVIATLTDKNSHLSLEVDVEKGLGYVPREVLKKDKIETGMIILDAVFTPVRRVNYEVENMRVGDRTDYNRLRFIIETDGSITPRFALENSIKILLKQLSAIVGFSEEDTNKMMEEVKSKQPGAELKKSKKDNQEKTGEDSFEGEELSSEDDSQADFLKTRIEDLGLSNRTLNSLSKASIRTAGGLARKKADDLKEIEGLGEKGINEIRRALGNLGLILK
- the rplM gene encoding 50S ribosomal protein L13 → MSEIKNKKPKIVEIDAENKSFGRVASLVASTLRGKTSASFEPNRVPDTKVKILNLAKINFTGKKFQDITYQRYSGYPGNLKILRLKDLFAKNPENVFRKTVERMLPKNRLRKVALKNLIFK
- the rplQ gene encoding 50S ribosomal protein L17; translated protein: MRKQKKGRKLGRVSKQRKALMKSLFNNLTRDGKIKTTEAKAKEMRPKFEKIISRAKKDTVANRRIIATYLTQSMTKKMFEDVAKKYADRNGGYTRITKLGARRGDAGKMAVIELV
- the rpsD gene encoding 30S ribosomal protein S4, with protein sequence MADTKCKTCRRTGQKLFSKEEKCFGAKCPMIKKPYAPGKKTKRPKSLSEYGIQLREKQKLKFFYGLRERQFANYVKEAISRGGSGISDRLASTLESRLDNVVFRAGFAKSRSIARQIVGHGHICVNGRKITIPSFQIKKGDKISLRPQSAGKAIFKDLDVWLKKYNPPAWLKVDKDKKESEMAKPISGIDAETGANMNSIIEFYSR
- the rpsI gene encoding 30S ribosomal protein S9, with the translated sequence MTKTTTPAKPAKNDEIYFEAVGRRKTAVARVRLFGKAKKKSGVLVNDKELGIYFPIFEHQENAISPLKKTKTKDEFFVSVKISGGGINAQSDAMRLGVSRALLKYDKELRQLLKDEGFLRRDSRAKERRKFGLKKARKAPQWSKR
- a CDS encoding lysophospholipid acyltransferase family protein; amino-acid sequence: MFFKLKVSGQEHLKNLSGPLLIIGNHKYFIDSFALGASLSFSSNLYPIRIMGAVDFFYDPVLEFLRKLGAIKIVYWVFSVFPAVKGRGLEEALKIPKRIIEEGGVVFLHPEGQIIKGDDIGKFKRGAPGLALAANAKILPVVFKRGEKHSKRDYIVKFGEVFIFPKNIATPEQGAEYMRDIIVKLYKSLP
- the dnaJ gene encoding molecular chaperone DnaJ, whose amino-acid sequence is MNKDYYDILGVSKNAPKDEIKKAYRKLAHKYHPDKDGGNEQKFKELNEAYYILGDEKRRSEYDRYGRVFSGNGAGGGPQGFDFNGFDFSGLSDFSDIFSDLFGFSYGGSESGARKRRGRDISIDLEITFEESVFGVLRKVLLSRTAVCDECKGKGSAPDATFKTCDICSGTGKIRETKKSIFGTFTSQKTCSECRGSGKIASKKCKVCRGEGVLKKSDEISIKIPSGIYDGEMIKMPASGEAVPTGVSGDLYVKIHVRPHQIFRREGDNLIMHLNIPLSEALLGGERKISTLEDQVKVKIPEGVNYGDVLRLKGKGVPHKNGGRGDLLVKIIIKMPKNLSRKSKKLIEELKEEGI
- a CDS encoding nucleotide exchange factor GrpE, which gives rise to MPDEIINDEISVEKEDEFPKDKLKKLKEELKKCEKEKEEYLLGWQRSKADFINARKDEEKRREEFVKFANSLIIYDIIPVLDSLELAFSCFPAKEQNKHGDGIRLIKLQIENVLKKYGLKEIKSLGETFNPEFHESVGEIESDKESGAVAEEIQKGYILNGKILRPAKVKLAK
- the dnaK gene encoding molecular chaperone DnaK, with the translated sequence MAKILGIDLGTTNSAMAVVDGGEPRIIENDEGGRTTPSVVAMTKSGERVVGLLAKRQAITNPKNTIFSAKRLVGRKFTDKEIQEDRNLLPYELRESGEGGAEVKMGEKWHGPAEISAMILQKLKKDAEAKIGEKIEEAIITVPAYFNDSQRKATKDAGEIAGFKVRRILNEPTAAALAYGFNKRKNEQIVVYDFGGGTFDVSVLEVGDDVVEVKSTDGDTHLGGDDFDQKIIDWIISEFKKTSGIDISKDQLALQRLKEAAEKAKHELSTTIESEINIPFITSNESGPQHLLLKLSRAKLEEIVGKYIDGSIEITKKAIAAAGFSVSDIDEVVLVGGQTRMPAIQNAVKNLFGKEPNKSINPDEVVALGAALQAGILQGDVRDVLLLDVTPLSLGIETLGGVMTKIIDRNTTIPVSRSQVFSTAQDNQSSVEIHVLQGEREMSNDNRTLGRFILDGIPPSPRGMPQVEVTFDIDANGILSVKAKDKATAKEQTIRIEASSDLSKEQVEKMRQEAQAHAEDDRKKKEIIEAKNTADALVYASEKSLKEAGDKISESIKKSVGDKIEALKKAKEGDNIQEIKNKTSELSSEIQKIGAELYKQPGSHETQDGKDNQEKNDKDNDSGNIHDADFGPADDKKS